The Quercus robur chromosome 7, dhQueRobu3.1, whole genome shotgun sequence genome has a segment encoding these proteins:
- the LOC126693064 gene encoding replication factor C subunit 3 — protein MLWVDKYRPKTLDNITAHQHIAQNLKKLVTEQDCPHLLFYGPPGSGKKTLIMALLRQMFGPTAEKVKVENKTWKVDAGSRTLDIELTTLSSTNHVELNPSDAGFQDRYIVQEIIKEMAKNRPIDTKGKKGFKVLVLNEVDKLSREAQHSLRRTMEKYSAYCRLILCCNSSSKVTEAIRSRCLNVRINAPTEEEIVKVLELIGKKEGLQLPSGFAALIAEKSNRSLRRAILSFETCRVQQYPFTSKQVISSMDWEEYVAELASDIMKEQSPKRLFQVRGKLYELLVNCIPPEIILKRLLYELLKKLDAELKHEVCHWAAYYEHRMRLGQKAIFHIEAFVAKFMSIYKSFLIATFG, from the exons ATGTTGTGGGTAGACAAGTACAGACCCAAAACCCTAGACAACATCACCGCCCATCAACACATAGCCCAAAACCTCAAGAAACTC GTGACGGAGCAGGATTGCCCACATTTGCTCTTCTATGGCCCACCGGGTTCCGGCAAGAAAACCCTAATCATGGCCCTTCTTCGACAGATGTTTGGCCCCACTGCTGaaaag GTGAAAGTCGAAAATAAGACATGGAAAGTCGAT GCTGGAAGTCGAACTCTTGATATAGAGCTTACCACATTGTCAAGCACCAACCATGTGGAATTGAATCCCAGTGATGCAGGGTTTCAGGACAGATATATTGTTCaagaaataattaaagaaatggCTAAAAATAGACCCATTGAcaccaaaggaaaaaaaggattTAAAG TATTAGTGCTCAATGAGGTGGACAAACTTTCAAGAGAAGCCCAGCATTCTCTCCGAAGAACTATGGAGAAATATAGTGCTTATTGCCGTCTAATACTGTGCTGCAACAGTTCTTCAAAGGTTACTGAAGCAATCCGGTCTCGCTGCTTGAATGTGCGAATAAATGCACCAACAGAAGAAGAG ATTGTTAAGGTATTGGAACTCATTGGGAAGAAGGAAGGACTACAACTTCCATCTGGATTTGCTGCTCTTATAGCAGAAAAGTCAAATCGGAGTTTAAGGAGAGCTATACTGTCATTTGAGACTTGTCGTGTCCAACA GTATCCCTTTACAAGCAAACAAGTAATATCCTCAATGGATTGGGAGGAATATGTTGCTGAACTAGCATCTGACATAATGAAGGAGCAGAGTCCTAAAAG GCTGTTTCAGGTTCGAGGGAAGTTGTATGAGCTACTTGTCAATTGTATTCCTCCAGAGATTATCTTGAAG AGGCTGCTTTATGAATTATTAAAGAAATTGGATGCTGAACTAAAACATGAGGTTTGCCATTGGGCTGCATATTAT GAGCATAGGATGCGTCTAGGACAGAAAGCTATATTTCACATTGAAG CATTTGTGGCCAAGTTCATGAGCATTTACAAGTCTTTTCTCATTGCGACTTTTGGCTGA